One region of Aminobacterium colombiense DSM 12261 genomic DNA includes:
- a CDS encoding hydroxyethylthiazole kinase, whose product MNLETMRYKDIQIAEVWEDIRHYRPLVYQLTNMVAANFQANISLAAGASPLMSINAEEASFLASRADSILINTGTPSDESIRSIKEILPVIRKEKKPLVLDPVGYGASPLRISLVEEILRSEAVTTVKGNRGEMGLLGGEEGTVQGVDGYNCKDLEKALSNIVSSYGVVAVATGKEDSVAIPVPPSCFFLVLGGGSPLLPAITASGCAVGSLIAACSAVTADYGLAAITALVAVSLASEKAAGRENVYGPGTFGNVFIDEVSSLVKSDFYGYEERLNRKEEWRE is encoded by the coding sequence ATGAATCTGGAGACAATGAGATATAAGGATATTCAGATAGCAGAGGTCTGGGAAGATATAAGGCATTATCGCCCCCTTGTCTACCAGTTGACCAATATGGTAGCTGCGAACTTTCAGGCTAATATCAGTCTTGCGGCGGGGGCCTCACCCCTAATGTCCATTAATGCGGAAGAGGCTTCTTTTCTTGCAAGCAGGGCAGACAGCATTCTCATAAATACAGGGACGCCCTCTGATGAAAGTATAAGATCAATAAAAGAGATTCTTCCTGTAATAAGGAAAGAAAAAAAGCCCCTTGTACTGGACCCAGTCGGCTATGGGGCATCCCCTTTGCGGATCTCTTTAGTCGAAGAAATTCTCCGCAGCGAAGCAGTTACCACAGTAAAAGGAAATAGAGGAGAGATGGGGCTTTTAGGAGGAGAGGAAGGGACAGTTCAAGGGGTTGATGGCTACAATTGCAAAGATCTTGAGAAGGCCCTTTCAAACATCGTGTCCAGTTATGGAGTGGTGGCTGTGGCGACAGGAAAAGAAGACTCAGTAGCGATACCGGTGCCCCCGTCATGTTTCTTCCTGGTCTTGGGAGGGGGAAGCCCTCTTCTTCCAGCCATTACAGCGAGCGGATGCGCCGTAGGTAGCCTGATTGCTGCCTGCTCGGCTGTAACAGCTGATTATGGGCTTGCTGCTATAACAGCTCTCGTCGCAGTATCCCTTGCTTCTGAAAAAGCAGCCGGTAGGGAAAATGTCTATGGCCCTGGAACCTTCGGAAATGTTTTTATCGATGAGGTATCCTCTCTTGTAAAAAGTGATTTTTACGGATATGAAGAGCGTTTGAATAGAAAAGAGGAGTGGCGGGAATGA